In Agromyces sp. Leaf222, the genomic window CGAGCGGATGCATCGCGTACACGGGACCGTCGTCGTCGTGTCCGTGCCCGACCACTCGACCGCGCTTGCCGTGGCTCGTGCCCGCCGCGCCGTCGCGCTCGGCGCTGACCTGGTGAACATCCTGCCGCCTCACCTGCACGGACCGAGCACGAGCGCCGTGCAGGATCACGTCCGAGAGGTGCTCGCAGCCATCGACCCCACGCCGGCGATCCTGCAGTACGCGCCGGCGCAGACCGGCACGGCCCTGTCCGCCGCGACGATCTCGCAGGCCGCCGCGGCTGCGCCGAACCTGGTGCAGGTGAAGGTGGAGTCCGCGCCGCCCGGCCAGCTCATCGCCGCACTTCACGGCGAGGACCCCGCGCTGGACTCGGTCGTCGGCTATGCCGGCGTCCAGCTCATCGACGCCCTGCGGCGGGGAGCCGTCGGCGTTCAGCCCGGGAGTTCGTTCGCAGAGATCTACCTGCGCATCTGGCACGCCTGGGAGAACGGCGACCGCGACGCGGCGGTGCGGCTCCACACCAGACTCCTGCCCTACATCTCCTACTGGATGCAGTCGATCGAGCTCATCATCGCGGCGGAGAAGCGGATCTCGATGCTCCGCGGCATGATCGACACTGACGTCTGTCGCGCACCGGCACGGACCCTCGATGCGGAGGAACGGGCGATGATCGATCGATTCCTCGAGGAGTTCGCCGACCTCCTCTAGGGCGGACGACGGGAACGGGGCCGACCGAGCGAGCGCTCGGCCGACCCCGTTCCCGTTCGTCTAGTCGAGGGCGATGCTCCATCGCTGATGCGCACCGGAGCCGTCCGACCATTGGACGGCGGATGCGCCGTTCGACGTCGACTGGCCCGTGATGGAGAGCACCTTCCCACTCTTGCGGTTCACCAGCGCGTCGCCGCCGTCGTTGGTGGGAACCACCTTCCATTGCTGGTGATACCCGCCACCGTATGGCCACTGCACGGCGTTTCCGCCGTCGGCGGTGCTCTCACCCGAGATCGAGAGCGCCTGGCCGCTGTTGACGTTGATGACCTTGACGTAGCCATTGTCGGTGGGCTGGATCTTCCAATCCTGTTCGGCCCCGTTCGTCGCCGGCCACTGCAACACCTGAGCCCCGTTGGCCATGGATCCCGCCGAGACGGCGAGGTTCTTCCCGCTGTTCGCGTTGACGATCTCGTACGTCGCATTCGCATCCCACACGGGCTGCGACGGCGCGCCGACGTTCACCGAGAAGGACGTGACCGAGTTCGCGGGAAGCGTGGTTGCGAGTTGCTTGTTGGTGATCGCCGCTGCTGGGAGCGAGGCGAAAGACTCGGACGACGAGGTCCTCACGACCGAGGCCGATGAGCCGGTGGACGTGAATGCACCGAGGTTGAACGTCTTGTTCACGGCTGCGCCTGTGTTGTTGATCGCGACGAGCGACAGCTTTCCGTCTGTCGGCGTGTAGGAGGCCACGACTCGTGCGTCGCCACTGCCGATGATCTGGGAGCCCGGTCGGACGAAGTTCGTGTACTGCCGGAAGAAGTGATACATCTTGGTCTTCTCGTAGCTGTAGGTCGTTCCGACCATGTCCGCGTGG contains:
- a CDS encoding dihydrodipicolinate synthase family protein, producing MNHPRVTGVCPVVETPFTPDGAIDIPSFERLIDRLLAAGIRSVMYPGFASEFYKLSDAERDQLTEILIERMHRVHGTVVVVSVPDHSTALAVARARRAVALGADLVNILPPHLHGPSTSAVQDHVREVLAAIDPTPAILQYAPAQTGTALSAATISQAAAAAPNLVQVKVESAPPGQLIAALHGEDPALDSVVGYAGVQLIDALRRGAVGVQPGSSFAEIYLRIWHAWENGDRDAAVRLHTRLLPYISYWMQSIELIIAAEKRISMLRGMIDTDVCRAPARTLDAEERAMIDRFLEEFADLL